The DNA window TGGCCTTCAAGGGAGGTACCTGCCTGAAAAAAGCTTATTTTTCAGACTACCGGTTTTCCGAGGACCTTGACTACACCCTGCTTTTAGAGGAGCCGGATATAGGGGATGTCCAAGCTAAAATAGCTGAAGCCGTTGAAGCGGCCAATGAGGGGCCCGTTCAGTTCCTTGATTTTGAACTGAGGCCAAGATACGGAGTGAAGCTTTTTCCGGGAGAGCTTCTTGGGTTTGAAGTTCGGATTCCGTTTAGACTGCTCAGCAGAACCGGAAATCCTCCGAAGATTAAGATGGACATAACCCTCGAAAAGTATGAGAAGATACTGCTACCTCTCCAAGAAAGGCCGATTCTGCATGGGTATTCAGACAGCCCAAGGTTTTCCGTAGTAAGCGTTAGGGCTTACAGCTTGGAGGAAATACTGGCTGAGAAAATCAGGTCTCTGTTCCAGAGGACGAGGCCGAGGGATTTGTACGACATATGGTTTCTAAAAAGCGTCGCCGATTTGGGAAGTGTGACACAGATACTCCGTCCCAAGTTTGAGGCTAAGGGAGTCGAGCCGAATGTGAATGCCCTTCAAGGCAGAAAGCCCTACTATGAAAGGGCCTGGGAGAGCAGTCTGGGTCATCAGTTGAGGGAACTTCCAGAATTTAGTACCGTGTGGAACGATGTTCTAGAATTAGTGAAGGAGGTTCTAAGTAAGCTGGGCAGTTTCGAGGAGTAGAATTCCTCTATACCTAACCTCTAAAAGTTTGGGCCGAATTAAACTCTCTTTTTAACAGACCATGCCTAACTAATCTTTTAATTGCAACTGCAGTGAAACTCCTAATTGTTGTTGAGACTGAAACAAAAACGTAGAAAATGGAAGTGAGTTCAAAGTTTAGGCTAAGAGCTTTGAATTAATTATGAACCTCTAACAAAAGTTGCCAAGCTATAGAAGGCCATGCTAGTTATAAGCTAATAGATAAGTGTATGCCCTGACAGCGATAGGCTGAATTATTAAAATTATCAAAAGAATGCTCATAACAGAGCATTGAAGGGTCTAAGAAAGAAAGAGTTGGGAGTATAGATATGGAAAGCCCTTTTTTGTGTTCTCATGAGTTCTATAGCGTTCTATCAAATTCTATCTTGTTCTATCTAGTTTCATCCTGTTTCGTATCAGCTCCTCAGAATTCTGACGGATAATAGTTGAACATCCCAAGTTTTCAGAAGATCTTCAATAGAACATCAATTTTCATAACCTAAACTCACAATTTCTAAATCCAACACACGGTGAGTTATCCAGACTTGCTAAATTAATTTAGATTATCGGCTTGATTCAGAGTGAAAATCCACTGACGCGCTATCATTGAATATTCTGTTTGTATCTCTTTCCTTCTACAGTATCCCACCACTCATCTTCTGGTCTGTTCCAGTCTTCGGCTAAAATCGGCTCAATGTTCTTCAGCATTCCTAAAATAAACTCTTCATCTTCATCCTTTGGGTCACGGCAAATTTTCTTTCTCTTCTTATCATAAATCAGTGTCACCAAACCTCCCCCTCCTCTCGGATCAGCTCTGAATAAGATTCATAAAAGAATACCATCTGATTTTTCATCTTTTCTGTTTTCACTCTGTATTTATAGGCGAGTGTCCCAACGATGGTGACTTTCCGCTCAAGGAATCCCTTCTTGTATAGACGGTACAAAAACATCCTGATAAAAGCTTCCCATTTTCCGTCGCCTAATGCCTCTGGAGAGAGAATTGAGGCTTTTAGGAGCTCATCTATCAGCTCTCTAACTGTAAACCACACCCAGTCATTCTGGGCCAGGTGGCTTAGGACGAATATCTTTACCCTTATTCTTTGATAGTCTTCTGTGTTTTCTTTTAGCTTATCTTGACGTTTGAGTAGACTTATGTAGACATCATCGAGAGTCAGCTTTGAAATTTCAACTCTAGCATTTTTACTTTTCATCTTCCCGTGCTTTCTGACAGCATATCTTCCCATTTTAATAAACACCCCCAAGACAGTTCACGTTATCTCCCCTATTCCTATGGAGGTTGCTCTGGATTCAGAATACGGATACTTGGAGAAGAACTTCTGGGAGGTTTCCTCGCTTAGAACTAGAAGAAGTTCTGGCATGGCTTCATCTATTATTGAGTCAACGAACAGTCTTGTAAGTCTTTTATACCTTCTGCGGAATCTTTTATCCTCTGTAAGCGAGATGTAGTGCATGAAGTCAACGCCTTCTGCTCTCCCTAAAAGATAGTTCTTGTACCTCCTTAGCTCATCAACGAGCCGAATTCCGCTTAGAAAATTCATGAAATCGACTCTGCCATCGTCTACTAGGCTGTATATCATGTTCTGAAGATGGCTGTCAAAGAACTTTCTGAATAGTTTAATTGTGATTATCGGCTTATCCGGACTGCAGTGCTTAAGCCAAGGATACTTGTGGTAGATTTCTTCCAGCTTTTTACGGCTTCTAAACGTCTCTTTAGGGGTGTAGTAGTGTGTAAATATTTTGTCTATTGAATAGAAACCGAAAATTGGCTGTGTGGGGTCTAGAACATATTTCTTTTTAAAAACCTTGAGTTCGTTCACCAATATAGGATGTGAATATTGGAGTAACTCCTCCCCCATCTCGCCGTAGCTTTGCTCTCCTAAAGTATATTACCCCTTCAGTGAGGTCCATTTGCTTGATTCTTCTACCTGTATCGTCAGAAGTAATGAATTGGAGGTCGTTGATTTCTGAGCTCCTAGCCCCGGTCATAAGGGCTATTAGAGTAGCAAGCCGAACCTTTTCTACTGTGATTGTGGGGCGTTCTGAGATGAGAACCGAAAGCCATTTCAGTGCAAGCTTTATTTGATCCGGAGAAACAACCTTTTCCTTCTCCCTTTTTCTGTGGGTCTGCAGTTGTATTGCCTTTGATCTCATGGCTATTGTTGATACCAGTCTCAAGTAGAGGTTTGGATTAAAGACTTCGTCTCCTAAGGCTCGGGTTAAACTGATTCCGTATTTCTCCCAGAGGATGTGCTTCAACGCTTCTTCAGTGTACTTAACCACAACCCTAAATGTGTGGGTAGATTTGCTCCTTCGAGGGTCTTTGAGGTATTCTGAAAACACCTGATACACATCCATTGCGGTCAGTTTTATTATGGGGTTATCATCAGCTATGGGCCCTTTTATTCTCAGCAGGTACTCAATGAACGTGTTTATTGCAAACGATTTATTCTGAAAGGTGCCTGGACTCAGCTGTTTTAAGTTTCTCAAGCTTATGAGTTCTTCTTTATATTCATCTACGTCTCTAAGGTCGAGGAGTATGTAATCATCGGAGGAGTAACGGACGGGCAGTTTTTGAGGGCCTCCAAATCGTTTCCTCCTCATAGTTCATGCCGCCCTTGATAATGTTCTAAATTGTTCTATGAATATTCAAAGTTTATAAACATTGCTGAATTGCATACATTAACCTATGACATTGATTATATCGAAATATTTATATACTATAAGAGCATAATCGACGCATACTTTAAGGCTATATAAGAACGTTAGAGCATACAATTGGTTTTGTACTTATATACAAAACGCATGCAAAAGAGGATTTAGGATGACACTCATCATCGGTCAACTTCCACTAACGGGCAGGACTTATTAAGGTTTAGCCCGAAAATTCTACACGGGGAAGGACATGAGAATCATTCCACTCGCCTCCGAGAGCCTCGGTGTGAGGAGCCTGGCAGTCTTCGTTAAGGCATCCGGAATAAAAGTCCTCATAGATCCCGGCGTCGCCCTCGGCCCGAAACGCTACGGCCTCCAGCCGGCGAAAATCGAGCTTGAGACCCTCCAGAAGATGAGGAGGAAGATACAGGGCCACGCGAGGAAGGCAGAGGTCGTGACGATTTCGCACTACCACTACGACCACCATACCCCTTTCTTCGAGGGCCTCTACGAGAGCTCCAGCAAGGAATACGCGAGGGAAATCTACGAAGGGAAGCGGCTCTTCATAAAGCACCCTAGGGAGAATATCAACTTCAGCCAGAGGAAGCGCGCCTGGGCATTCATGAAGAACGCCGAGCCGATAGCGGAGAGGGTGGAGTTCGCAGACGGCAGGAGCTTCGACCTCGGCGGCGTTACGCTGGAGTTCTCGCCGGCCGTTCCGCACGGCAACGAGGGCTCGAAGCTCGGTTTCGTTGTGATGGTCATGATCGACGACGGCTTCCGCTTAATCCATGCCAGCGACATCCAGCTCCTCAACAGGCGTGCCGTTGAGTGGATAGTGGAGAAGAGTCCGGACCTGCTCATCACGGGCGGGCCACCGACCTACCTAGGAAAGCGTGCCGAGGGCGGCTGGGAAACGGGCGTCAAGAATCTCAACGAGATAATCCGCGAAACCGGTGCCGAGATAGTACTCGACCACCACATCATCAGGGACAAACGCTATCCGGAGTTCTTCGGTGAGCTGGAGAAAAGCCCCAAAACGTTCGCCGGCTACCTAAGGGTGGAGGACAGACCGCTGGAGGCCTACCGCAGGGAGCTGCATAAAAAGGAAAGGGGTGAGGAGGTGGAGCTTCCCTTCAGGTTATGACTCAGTTCATTCTCTCGGCCGGCACTGTCGTCTGGAACATCCTCCGGGAGAATCCTGGGGCTAGGCTCTTCAGGAGAACGGTGTTCTCTATCAGGCTCGTCCTGTCCATTATGCCCTCGGTCAGGATCACGTAGTCGCTGACGCTGAGTATCCATGAGTGGAGTTCCCTGGGTATTGTATCCCGGTTGACTATGAATATCGTCCAGTGGTCATAGCCCTCCTTCAGGAGTCTCTCTGACCTCATCAAGTACTGGAGCATCATGTTCTTCAGGAACTTTCCCCCGAAGAGCTCGTAGAGGCCGTCAAGAGTCACTACGGCCCCCACAACCTTTCTGCCTTTGAGATCATACATGCCCCGTATCTCGTCCATAACCTTCTCGATCCGGGGGATTATGAGGGTTCTGTCAACCGTCTCGACGGGATAGACGAAGTCGAACTCGGTCTCCTCGTTGAACAGATCTATAACCGCCAGCCGCCCTTTCCTCCCAGCCTCAATGATGTCGAATCCGACGGACCGGGCCCTCTCACAGAGCTTTCTAACGGGAACGGTGGTGTTTAGGATGATGCCAAAAGCACCCCGCTCCACTTCCCTTTTAAGGTACTCCACGCCTATCTTCCACCCGAGGCTGTACTGGCCATAGGAAACCAAAAAAACTCCGCCTCGGATTATCTCACCGATATCAACATCCTTGCCCATCGGCCCCACCAAATAAAAACTGAGAAGCTTGTGTTAATAATGTACTGGTACAACGCTCTAATGGCTCACGTCGAGAGGAATCCCCCGTCAACTGGGATTACCGCCCCGTTGACGTAGCTCGCCAGGTCGCTCGCGAGGAAGAGCATCACCCTCGCAACTTCGTCCGGCTGACCGAAGCGCCCCATCGGGAGGCGCGCGTTGAAGTTGAAAGATATGCCTATCTTCTCCATGTCGAACTTCATTATCGCCTCCCTTTTGAGCTTCTTTACCCCCTCGGTCTCTATGCCTCCGGGCACTACGACGTTTGCCCTGATTTTCTTGCCGTAGTCCCTCGCTATAGCCCTAGTTAGGGCAACCACGCCAAGCTTGGCCGCGTCGTAGTGGGCAAGGCCTTTGGCAAAGGGGAGAAAAGCTTCTATCGAGCTCACGTTGATTATCACTCCCCCCTCCTCCTTCCTCGCCCTGACGAAGTGCTGGCACATCCAGAAGACTGAGTGGAGGTTTATCGCCATGGCCTTCTCGTAGAACCCCTCATCAACTTCCGTGAAGTCCTTGAACCAGTAGACACCGGCGTTGTTCACAAGGATATCCGGCTCCCTGTCCTTCAGGGACTCCCACAGGGTGTCAATCTCTATCTTCCTTGAGAGGTCGACGCGGTGGAGGCCGACCTCGACGCCGAACCCCTCGGCGAGCGCCTTGGTTTCCTTCAGCCCAAACTCGTCTATATCAACGAGCTCCAGGTCCGCCCCGGCCTCGGCGAAGCGAAGTGCCGTTGCACGGCCTATTCCCGAAGCAGCGCCGGTTATCAGGGCTTTCCTCCCCTTCAGGGAGATAAGCCTACCAATCGGGACATTCATGCAATCACCGATTTATCTCTACGCTTTCCGGCAATAAATAGGTTTCTCACGACCGTTTTGTGCAGGTGAAAATCCGGAACGCCTCTTTTTTAGCCTCTTCAACCGACACCTCGTCCCGGAATATCAGGTAGTCCAGGGCAAATCCATCCACCAGCGCCCCGAGGAGAAACGCCCTCGCCCGGGGATTTTCGGCCCCAATCTCCCTGAAAATGTCCTCCAAAATCCCAAGGTATTCGCTTCCGAAGGCTTTCCAGATGTCCGGCCCGTTTTTTTGCTTTAAGCTTTCCTCATAAACCTCCAGAAAGAAGCGGGAGAACTTAAGGCTATGTATAACGAAGTCAAAGGAGGCGTCTATTATAGCCCAGAGCCTCTCCTCCGCGGATTCCAGCGGTTGAATCTTGGAGATAACCTCGCGCCCCCATACCTCAAGACCGTAAAAGAGGGCCTCCTTGGCCAGCTCGTACTTGCTCGGGAAGTGGTGAAAGAGACCGCCCTTTGAAATGCCCGCCCTTCTGGCTATCTCCTCCATGGAAACGTCGTGATACGACCTCTCGCTGAACAGCTCAAGGGCCGCCACCACTATCCGTCTCCTAGTTTCCTCGCCCTTCATGGTATCCACCTGTTTTACCCTCAACGGTGCGCTACCACCCCCGCGACCACCATCATATCGAACCCACCCCTCAAATACTTTTCTTGGGATTCGTACAAACCGGTTGCCAGAGTTCCGGAATCCGAAAGAAAAAAGGAGGTTTCAGCAATCACTGCGTCTGACCTCCTCCCGGCTAAGGGCGAGGCTTGAAAAAGAAAAACGTCACACCTTCGCCCCGGGGCGTTCCTCCGCATCCCTGTGCCAGAACAGCCGTATCAAAATTGGAAGAACCAGAACGGCGCCCAGGAGGCTGTAGATAAGTCCAAAGAGAGTGGTGGTTGCAAACTGGGTTATAATGGGAATCGGAATCGTCACGAGAACGCCGAAGGCTATCAGGGTCGTCAAAGCCGAGTACAGAACCTCCCTGCCCGTGCTGGAGAGGGAAATCGAATAGCATTCGTCAAAGTCCTTTCCTGCCCTCCTCTCCAGGGCCCAGCGGTTGGCTATGTGAATCGGGTAGTCTATGCCGATCCCCACGATTATCGCCCCGACCATGGCGGTCATCGTATTGAGCGGGATGTTGAAGAGCCTCATGGTGAGGAAGAGCCATCCCAGCACGAGAAACGGCGCAACCGCCACGAGCAGTCCGAGGAGTGGTGAACGGTGGGCGAGCCCAAAGGCCAGGGGGAGGACGATGAAAGCGAAGAGGAGGCAGAGGAACATGGAGCTGATCATGGAGTCCCTCACGTCGTCGAGCCCCTTGGCCCAGATTATGGGCTCCCCCGTGAAGCCGATGCTGGCGTTTATCCCCGCGAAGTCCTCCCGCAGCTCCTTCAGGAGTTCCTTTCCGTGATAACCGAAGTCGGTTCTGGTGGGAACCACGAGCAACAGACCATTGAAGCCCCCGTTTTTGTTCCGGTGAAGGTAGTACCTTCCCATCGGAGTGCCGTACACGGCACTTAGGAATTCTTTCAGTTTCTCAGGGGACACACCCTCGTCAATGAACCCATCACCGTCCCCGTCAACGGCGGAGTAGGTTCTCAAAACCTCCGGGTTCTCCATCGAGAGGAACGGGACGAGCGTTAGAATCCACTCGACCTTTGCGGTGCCGTTGGACCTGACGATGTAGGCGTCATCGTTCATCCTCCTCACCGCGTTCTGGAGTCCGGCCCAGAGCGCCGGATTCGTTAGGTTTCCATCCACCCTGACGTAAACGCGCTCCGTGCCAACGCTGAACTTCTCGTTGAGCAGATCATATGCCCTCGTAACGCTTAGGTCCTTCGCCAGCTCCCCAGTTGGGTCGTAGGAGGCCTTCATGCCGAGCCCCAGAGACCACCCGGCGGCGCCCGCCAGGAGGATGGCGAGGAACAGGATGGCGGCTGTTATCTTCCCGCTGATGAACCACGGAACCTTAAGCGTACGGTAGTGGCCCTTTGTTTTCCTGGCAGGAGCGCCTTTTTCTCTCCTACCGTCAATCAGCACCCTAACGGCTGGGACGAAGGTTATGTTCAGAACAAAGATCGCGACTATGGAAAAAGCCGCGAGAAAGCCGAAATGCCTCATGCTGGGGAGGTCGGAGATGCCGTTGGAGGAAAAGCCAACCACCGTCGTTATCATCGCCAGGAGAAGTGCCACGCCGACCGTGGAGAGCACGGCTTTCATGGCCTTTCCCGGGGTTTTCATCTCGCGGAGTTTCTCGCGGTAGCCCATCAGTACATGGAAGGAGAAGTCTATTCCAAGGCCCAGGATGAGGATTGGCACCATCCCGGCCATCAGGTCGAGCTTCCATCCAAACGCTCCCGCGAGTCCAAACGTCCAGACCATGGCGAGGAAGAGTGTGAGAAGGGAGAGGAGGACGTCACCGACGTTCCTGAAGTTGAAGAACATGAGCGCCAGTATCAGAAGCAGGGCCAGAACAAAGGCAGGAGCCAGGCGTTCCTCGGTTTTTACGTAGTAGTAGTTGAGCAGCTGGAAGCCGTACGTTAAAGAGTCAGCATCCACATTCCCCGCGATCGCTTCTATTTCACGCTCGACCCTCTCAAGCTCGTTCTCCGGCAGGCCGGCGTTCAGAGACACGTAAATCGCCATCTCCCCGCTCTTCATTGCATTCCCGTTGAAATCCTTCGGCAGGAATGAGAGCGCGTAGTCCTTCATGTCCTCCGGGATGTTCGGATCGGAGAGAAACGCCTCCAGCGTCTCGGTTATCTCTTCCTTGGATTCAAAGGAACGCATCTCCGCCAGAACCTCGGACTGCGAGGGATGCATCTTGCCCTCCAGGGAAAGCCGGTAGAGCGCCAGGATTCCGGGAAGGGATTCTATACTCTGCTCTTTCGGCTGAATCAGGGCATCACTGATGGAACCATCCTCCAGCAGTTTGGAAGTTATCTCGGCCGTCTTTGAGAAGTACTCCGGGGTCAGGACATCGTCACCCCGCAGTATTATGATGACCGGTTCAACGTTTCCAAAATCGTGCTGGATGTCCTCCATCAGCTTGACTTCCGGGTAGCTGGGAAACATGGCGTTCAGACTGGTCTCCTCCTTGAGCTGCGACGCAGAAGCCATAAACAGGAGCGTCAAGAGGAGAACGACCGCAACGGTTCTCTTTGGCTTCTCCACGACAGATTCGGTAATTGCCCTCAACCAGTTCACCCCCAACTTTACCTACCGACCGGTCGGTTTTTGTCCTTATAAGCCTTTCCCTGGAAAGCCTTAAATCCGATGGCGAGAACTCCCTATCAGGTGGGGAGAAATGAGAGACTTCTACATCGCCCATGAGGATGATATCAAAGCCGGAAAGACCACGGACGTTTACTTCATCAGAACGAAGAAGATACTCGTCGAGAAGGGCATTCACAGGAAAGTTTTCGCCGACGTGACAACGACTTCCCTTCCGAAGGGCTGGAAGTGGGGGGTTCTGGCGGGAATCGAGGAGGTTGCAAAGCTCCTTGAGGGGCTCCCCGTGAACGTCTACGCGATGCCGGAGGGAACTATATTCCACCCCTACGAGCCCGTTCTCCAGATAGAAGGCTACTACAAGGAGTTTGGAATCTACGAGACAGCTTTGCTTGGAATGCTCAGTCAGGCGACGGGAATAGCCACCGCCGCACTCAGGACGAAGATAGCCGCGAACTTCAAGCCGGTCTACTCCTTCGGCATAAGGCACATGCACCCGGCAATAGCGCCGATGATAGACCGTTCGGCATTCATAGGCGGCTGCGACGGTGTTTCTGGGGTCATGGGCGCGGAGATGATGGGGGAGAAGCCCGTCGGCACGATGCCCCACGCGCTCATCCTGGTAGTCGGCGACCAGGTGAAGGCCTGGAAGTACTTCGACGAGGTCGTTGAGCCCGAGGTTCCGAGAACCGCCTTGGTTGATACGCTCTGCGACGAGAAGTTTGAAGCGTTGATGGCGGCTGAAGCGCTTGGCGAGAGGCTCACCGCGGTCAGGCTCGACACCCCGAGCTCCAGGAGGGGCAACTTCAGGAGGATAATCGAGGAGGTTCGCTGGGAACTCGACCTGAGGGGCCACGAGCACGTCAAAATCTTCGTGAGCGGCGGTTTGGACGAGGAGAGCATAAGGGAGATAGTGGACGTTGCGGATGCCTTCGGCGTTGGAGGCTCGATAGCCAGCGCCAAACCCGTTGACTTCTCGCTCGACATAGTGGAGATCGAGGGGAAGCCTATAACGAAGCGCGGCAAGCTCAGCGGGAGGAAGCAGATATACCGCTGCGAGAAGGGCCACTACCACCGCGTTCCGGCGGACAAAAAGCTCGAACGCTGTCCTGTCTGCGGTGCAAAGGTTGAGCCGCTCATCAAGCCGCTCATTGAGAACGGTGAGATAGTGGCGGAGCTGCCGAAGGCGCGGGAGATAAGGGAGTACGTGCTTGAGCAGGCCGAGAAGTTCGGGCTTGGCCTGGAGTGACCTTCTCTTCTACTTTCAAACCTTCGGAACTTTCAGGGAACCCTCAGAAAAGCGGCACCCAATGAAGGGGAAAAAGAAGAGGCTTCAAGCCTCCTCAACGGTTATGCAGCTGACCGGGCAGGCCTCGGCGGCCTCAACGGCGCAGTTGTAGAGAGCCTCGTCCTCAATAACCTCAACGACCGGCTGGGCCTTGCCCTCGTCGCTCATCTCGAAGACGTCCGGGCAGAGGCTGGCACAGATGGCATCTCCGATACAAACGTCCTGGTCAATCTTAACCTTCCACGCCATGGGAACATCACCGGAGTTAGATGAACCCCGGCGAATATAAACTTTTCGTCGGAAGAACGGACGCTGAAAGACGAAAATACGTAGAAAAAGGGAGCAACCCACCCGTTGATGAACAGAAATTGACAGAATGGGTCAGTAGAGTCCAAGCCTTTTCCTGTACTCCTGACTGATTCTGTCGGGCGTCCAGGGCGGATCAAAGGTTAGCTCGATTTCAGCGTCCTTGACGCCGGGGATTTCGAGAACCTTGTCCTCAACGGCCCTGAGAATCCACATCGTGAGCGGACAGCCCGGGGTCGTCATCGTCATCTTCACGTACACTGTTCTGTCCGGCCTGACCTTTAGCTCGTATATGAGGCCGAGATTGACAACATCGATGCCGATTTCGGGGTCTATGACCTCTTTGAGCTTCTCAAGGATGAGCTCCTCGCTCAGCTCGGCGTTCTCTTCGGCCTTCATCTCCCTCTCGCGGTTTATCGTTATGGTGCCCACCCCTTCAATCCTCCCGAGCTCAGCGTTGAGCTTTATCAGCACGTCGTCGATGTTCGGGGTGTCCTTCGCTAGGGTGACCGCCACGTCCCCCTTCTCGTTCACATCGACGGATTTTACGAACTTCTCGTCAACGATTGCTTTAACGACGTTCTCAACTTCCTCTTTCGTGACCATTATCCACCACCTGGGTGAAGTTCAGGATGACAGATTTAAACCTTTTGGGTCAGAAATGAGTAGCTACTGGGATAGGATGTCGAATATCAGCCTCTCCGCCATCTCGGGAGTAAGTGCCCTTGCCCGAAGCTCCCTCAGAACCCTCTGAATGCCGAACCTCTTCAGAACCGGCGAATTCTTTGCGGCCGACCTCCAGAGGGTGCATCCGAAGCCGAGGGCATACTTCCGCCCGAGGGTCGCTATCGCCTCGCCCTTGTCAAGGGCCAGAAAGGCCGGGAGGTTCAGGACAACCACGTCCCCCTTTCTGTGGATAGAGATAAGCCCGGAGCTCAGAAGGTCGCCTGAAGCAACGATTTTTATCCCGTTCTCCCTAGCGTAGTCTTCGATGGCGTCCATGACCATCGTGTGACAGCGGCCGCAGACGGGTGCCCCCTTCCTTATCTGCTCCTTCATCTCGTCCATGTATCCCGGTATCTCCACGAAAACCGCACCCTGCGTCATGGCGTTGAGGAGAACCGGCTCCCTCATCTGCGGGAGCTTTGCCATAACAGGGACAACGTCGAAGCCGGCCCAGCGGAGTATTTTGAGGGACGCCGTGCTGTCCGAACCGGCGGAAAAGGCAAGGGCTATCTTAACGTCGATGGGTGAGCGGTCAAACTCCTTTCTGTAAAGGCGGTACTCTATCAGGGCTTTCAGGCGGGAATAGGCCTCTTCGCCGATTTCTCCCCTAACCCTCTCAAGGGCGTCCAGGTTGTACTCAAGCCGGTACCTTTTGACGAAGTCATCTCCCACGGGGTTTATCATCGGAGACCCAATCGGGGAACGGTTTATTAAACTTGCCGCTGGGAAAACCTTAAAAGAGACCCACCTTAACCCCGTTTACGAACCTAAAATGCTTCTGGAGGTGCTTGCGATGAGGGAGATAGTGGAGAAGGTGAGGGAGAAGACGAGCATCCCCGTTTACGAGAGAACGGTTGAAAACGTTCTGAGCGCCATCCAGGCAAGCGGAGACGTATGGAGAATCGTTGACCTCAGCGAGGAGCCGCTCCCGCTCGTCGTTGCCGTTGTTACTGCACTCCACGAGCTCGGCTACGTAGCCTTCGACGGCCCGAGCGTCGTTCTCACCCAGAGCGGCAGGAAGCTGGTGGAGAAGTATGGAATCG is part of the Thermococcus sp. 21S7 genome and encodes:
- a CDS encoding nucleotidyl transferase AbiEii/AbiGii toxin family protein; protein product: MIEDEIKALSSELGVPVSTVEKDYAISWMLYGLWKSKFWRILAFKGGTCLKKAYFSDYRFSEDLDYTLLLEEPDIGDVQAKIAEAVEAANEGPVQFLDFELRPRYGVKLFPGELLGFEVRIPFRLLSRTGNPPKIKMDITLEKYEKILLPLQERPILHGYSDSPRFSVVSVRAYSLEEILAEKIRSLFQRTRPRDLYDIWFLKSVADLGSVTQILRPKFEAKGVEPNVNALQGRKPYYERAWESSLGHQLRELPEFSTVWNDVLELVKEVLSKLGSFEE
- a CDS encoding MBL fold metallo-hydrolase — protein: MRIIPLASESLGVRSLAVFVKASGIKVLIDPGVALGPKRYGLQPAKIELETLQKMRRKIQGHARKAEVVTISHYHYDHHTPFFEGLYESSSKEYAREIYEGKRLFIKHPRENINFSQRKRAWAFMKNAEPIAERVEFADGRSFDLGGVTLEFSPAVPHGNEGSKLGFVVMVMIDDGFRLIHASDIQLLNRRAVEWIVEKSPDLLITGGPPTYLGKRAEGGWETGVKNLNEIIRETGAEIVLDHHIIRDKRYPEFFGELEKSPKTFAGYLRVEDRPLEAYRRELHKKERGEEVELPFRL
- a CDS encoding SDR family oxidoreductase; the encoded protein is MNVPIGRLISLKGRKALITGAASGIGRATALRFAEAGADLELVDIDEFGLKETKALAEGFGVEVGLHRVDLSRKIEIDTLWESLKDREPDILVNNAGVYWFKDFTEVDEGFYEKAMAINLHSVFWMCQHFVRARKEEGGVIINVSSIEAFLPFAKGLAHYDAAKLGVVALTRAIARDYGKKIRANVVVPGGIETEGVKKLKREAIMKFDMEKIGISFNFNARLPMGRFGQPDEVARVMLFLASDLASYVNGAVIPVDGGFLST
- a CDS encoding TetR/AcrR family transcriptional regulator, translating into MKGEETRRRIVVAALELFSERSYHDVSMEEIARRAGISKGGLFHHFPSKYELAKEALFYGLEVWGREVISKIQPLESAEERLWAIIDASFDFVIHSLKFSRFFLEVYEESLKQKNGPDIWKAFGSEYLGILEDIFREIGAENPRARAFLLGALVDGFALDYLIFRDEVSVEEAKKEAFRIFTCTKRS
- a CDS encoding MMPL family transporter, which encodes MRAITESVVEKPKRTVAVVLLLTLLFMASASQLKEETSLNAMFPSYPEVKLMEDIQHDFGNVEPVIIILRGDDVLTPEYFSKTAEITSKLLEDGSISDALIQPKEQSIESLPGILALYRLSLEGKMHPSQSEVLAEMRSFESKEEITETLEAFLSDPNIPEDMKDYALSFLPKDFNGNAMKSGEMAIYVSLNAGLPENELERVEREIEAIAGNVDADSLTYGFQLLNYYYVKTEERLAPAFVLALLLILALMFFNFRNVGDVLLSLLTLFLAMVWTFGLAGAFGWKLDLMAGMVPILILGLGIDFSFHVLMGYREKLREMKTPGKAMKAVLSTVGVALLLAMITTVVGFSSNGISDLPSMRHFGFLAAFSIVAIFVLNITFVPAVRVLIDGRREKGAPARKTKGHYRTLKVPWFISGKITAAILFLAILLAGAAGWSLGLGMKASYDPTGELAKDLSVTRAYDLLNEKFSVGTERVYVRVDGNLTNPALWAGLQNAVRRMNDDAYIVRSNGTAKVEWILTLVPFLSMENPEVLRTYSAVDGDGDGFIDEGVSPEKLKEFLSAVYGTPMGRYYLHRNKNGGFNGLLLVVPTRTDFGYHGKELLKELREDFAGINASIGFTGEPIIWAKGLDDVRDSMISSMFLCLLFAFIVLPLAFGLAHRSPLLGLLVAVAPFLVLGWLFLTMRLFNIPLNTMTAMVGAIIVGIGIDYPIHIANRWALERRAGKDFDECYSISLSSTGREVLYSALTTLIAFGVLVTIPIPIITQFATTTLFGLIYSLLGAVLVLPILIRLFWHRDAEERPGAKV
- a CDS encoding nicotinate phosphoribosyltransferase translates to MRDFYIAHEDDIKAGKTTDVYFIRTKKILVEKGIHRKVFADVTTTSLPKGWKWGVLAGIEEVAKLLEGLPVNVYAMPEGTIFHPYEPVLQIEGYYKEFGIYETALLGMLSQATGIATAALRTKIAANFKPVYSFGIRHMHPAIAPMIDRSAFIGGCDGVSGVMGAEMMGEKPVGTMPHALILVVGDQVKAWKYFDEVVEPEVPRTALVDTLCDEKFEALMAAEALGERLTAVRLDTPSSRRGNFRRIIEEVRWELDLRGHEHVKIFVSGGLDEESIREIVDVADAFGVGGSIASAKPVDFSLDIVEIEGKPITKRGKLSGRKQIYRCEKGHYHRVPADKKLERCPVCGAKVEPLIKPLIENGEIVAELPKAREIREYVLEQAEKFGLGLE
- a CDS encoding ferredoxin, which gives rise to MAWKVKIDQDVCIGDAICASLCPDVFEMSDEGKAQPVVEVIEDEALYNCAVEAAEACPVSCITVEEA
- a CDS encoding metal-sulfur cluster assembly factor, producing the protein MVTKEEVENVVKAIVDEKFVKSVDVNEKGDVAVTLAKDTPNIDDVLIKLNAELGRIEGVGTITINREREMKAEENAELSEELILEKLKEVIDPEIGIDVVNLGLIYELKVRPDRTVYVKMTMTTPGCPLTMWILRAVEDKVLEIPGVKDAEIELTFDPPWTPDRISQEYRKRLGLY
- a CDS encoding ATPase, whose amino-acid sequence is MINPVGDDFVKRYRLEYNLDALERVRGEIGEEAYSRLKALIEYRLYRKEFDRSPIDVKIALAFSAGSDSTASLKILRWAGFDVVPVMAKLPQMREPVLLNAMTQGAVFVEIPGYMDEMKEQIRKGAPVCGRCHTMVMDAIEDYARENGIKIVASGDLLSSGLISIHRKGDVVVLNLPAFLALDKGEAIATLGRKYALGFGCTLWRSAAKNSPVLKRFGIQRVLRELRARALTPEMAERLIFDILSQ